Within the Gloeobacter kilaueensis JS1 genome, the region TCTGCTTACTCAGCTGCCTGATGTTACCTGTATACACGAAGGAAGACCTCAGCTTGTGCGGCTTGCAACAGAGTTGGCCCACGGTTTGAAGCAAAAAGAGCAGGTTAAAGAAGAATTGAGGGCTCTCTACTGTAATAGCAGTGTTTTTTCGGGTTACTTGCACGGCGAGATCGATCACAAGTTGTGTCAGCTAATCGGCGTTTTGGCGGAATTGCTTCCGGCGGGTAAGATTATCTGGTTGATTAGAGATGGTAGGAACGCTGTAGCTTCAACCTGGACAGAGGGTTGGTTTTCCTGCGAAGAAGCCGAGCAGATCGTTCCAGTTAACTATAATTCTGGCAATCCAAAGCTACGGTGGATCAGCTATCGTCTGGATGGGGCAAAGTGTGGTTGTTTCAGTGAAGAAGAGTGGAATCGGCTGTCTACTTTTGAGCGCAACTGCTGGTATTGGTCCTACAGCAACCGAGAAATCGAGAGGCAACTTTCTTCACTTCCTGCTTCGCGAAAGGCGTTCTTTCGGCTAGAGGAACTGCAGACACAGCTCGGTAATTGGCTCACTTTTTTGGGACTTCAGCAACAGCAGGATCTATCTTTGATCGCACCAACCCAGGGCACTGGTGCTCCGGGCTGGCAGAGTTGGCAGGCAGATCAGATCGCTGCTTTTGAACGCCAGTGCGCTGGGGAGATGGACCGCTGGTACCCTGGCTGGCGACGAGGGACTCCCTGGCAGGTGGGTCATCCATCAAAAGCAGAACCGCTCCCGTCCTGATAGAAAGCGGCCACAGAATTTTGCTCTGTAGCCGCTTTATGGGATGTGTTTTTTCTCGATTTTAGGGGAAGGAGACATCCTGCCAGTCTGGAGAAGCAAAGTACCAGTTGCTCACTCCCATCTGGTGGTTGTTCACATCCAGTCCGGCATGAGGAGCGGTCGGGTTGATCCAGTAGTCTGCGCCAATCTGCACCAGCACCGGACCGGTAATCTTCAAGCGGCCCTTCACCGAGCAACTGCTCACCGTGTTCGCCGCAAAGGATGGACGCGGATAGGCCGTTCCATAAAAATGCCAGACTTTGTCCGCTGCCGTGGTCGGTGTAAATGTCGTCGAGTTGTTGGCGGCGTTGTAGCTCCAGGGCATCGGGTCGTGGGCGTCGTTGTTGCCGTACCAGGGGTCGCGCACGTAAAGACCACCTGCCATTGTTCCCTCGTCGTGCTGCATCAAGGTATTCTTGCCGCTCACGACGCACCACAGCTCCATGTAGTCGATCTCCACACTGCCTGGACTGCTCGGCTGGTTGGTATCGACGATCGACTGGCCCCAGTAGGTCGCAGACGTCCAGCCGGACGGGGCAGATGTCGGGCTATCGACATAAGCCGAACCGCTCGGCACATCCGCTGGTACCCCGGCGTCCGGCAGGGTAAAGTTCTGGCTGGTGCTCACCTGGCTATCGCCCATTGAGAGGGTGATAGGTCCACTTCTGGCGGTAGTAGGAACAGTTGCTGTCACCTGGCTGGAGGAGTCCCAGGTGTACTCGCCATAGGCCGGGTTGCCGTCTGCTCCTTGAAAGGCAACGCTGGTAACGTTGATGAGGTTAGTGCCTTTGATGACGACCTGGGTGTAGATGGTGCCGTTAGTGGGTGAGAAACTGCTGATGCTGGCAGGGGCACTGCTGAAGGAGGAACTGCTGGTGGCGGTGCCGGTGCTGGTTTTGACAGTGACGGGTCCACTGAAGTTGCCGGTGGGTGTGGTGGCTGTGATCTGGTTGGTGGAGTTGATGGCGTAGGTGAGGTAGGTGTTGCCGACTTTGACGGAACTGGCACCGTTGAGGTTGGAGCCTGTGACGATGAGTTGGGTACCGGGAGGGCCGCTGGTGGGTGAAACACTCGTAATCGATGGTGTAGGCGTGATGAAGGTAAAAGGCGTGGAACTGGAGGCTTGAGCGATGCTGGTTTTGACGACGATGTTGC harbors:
- a CDS encoding acyltransferase — translated: MAAIKSRAIKWARYASSFLLDGIDFLHRQMLAGRAQRTLARLQSCGVGVRVLGKLYVSEPEAVAIGNNVHIGDNAYFRTEGGLTIGDNVHMSRNVTIYTTNHNFTGAVLPYDNTDLLKPVTIGKNVWIGMNVSIVSGVQIGDGAIIGMGAVVTRNVPALAIVGNQPIRVLKHRDAEHYEQLEQAREYGGVNGKPLARTNVQQFEPSAADAQMFFVATAEGTSSKMIHNLLTQLPDVTCIHEGRPQLVRLATELAHGLKQKEQVKEELRALYCNSSVFSGYLHGEIDHKLCQLIGVLAELLPAGKIIWLIRDGRNAVASTWTEGWFSCEEAEQIVPVNYNSGNPKLRWISYRLDGAKCGCFSEEEWNRLSTFERNCWYWSYSNREIERQLSSLPASRKAFFRLEELQTQLGNWLTFLGLQQQQDLSLIAPTQGTGAPGWQSWQADQIAAFERQCAGEMDRWYPGWRRGTPWQVGHPSKAEPLPS
- a CDS encoding IPT/TIG domain-containing protein; amino-acid sequence: MSVLHRVSVCAAALLALNATAASIQTFSFNLPPSSALAQTAATISSFSPTNGSTGTQVAIKGSGFYNGVSSVKFGNGYATYTVDSDSQITATVPSSATTGNIVANIGGSYISSSSGFTVSANISSFSPTSGLPGTQVVIKGAGFYSGTNSVKFGNGYATYTVNSDSQITATVPSNATTGNIVVKTSIAQASSSTPFTFITPTPSITSVSPTSGPPGTQLIVTGSNLNGASSVKVGNTYLTYAINSTNQITATTPTGNFSGPVTVKTSTGTATSSSSFSSAPASISSFSPTNGTIYTQVVIKGTNLINVTSVAFQGADGNPAYGEYTWDSSSQVTATVPTTARSGPITLSMGDSQVSTSQNFTLPDAGVPADVPSGSAYVDSPTSAPSGWTSATYWGQSIVDTNQPSSPGSVEIDYMELWCVVSGKNTLMQHDEGTMAGGLYVRDPWYGNNDAHDPMPWSYNAANNSTTFTPTTAADKVWHFYGTAYPRPSFAANTVSSCSVKGRLKITGPVLVQIGADYWINPTAPHAGLDVNNHQMGVSNWYFASPDWQDVSFP